From Polyangiaceae bacterium, a single genomic window includes:
- a CDS encoding NAD(P)-dependent glycerol-3-phosphate dehydrogenase — translation MTQHSEPVGVDRPGAKTAVIGAGAWGTALALLLAGKGLPVSLWTWQEPHAERMRQEQENQEFLPGFPLPPSMQITSDLGVALAEAEVVLLVVPSDVFRETLERARELIPPSASLVTATKGIEQGSLMLMNEVIVDVLGSQASARVGVLSGPSFAKEVASGVPTNIVIAAHDPELAERLQQHFATGRFRVYSSDDPVGVEVGGALKNVIAIAAGACDGLGFGNNTRAALITRGLAELSRLAVAKQGNPLTLAGLAGMGDLVLTCTGELSRNRTVGFELGRGRELSDVLGGLGHVAEGVKTARSTYDLAQRLGVELPICFEVYRVLYEGKSPHRAVEDVLTRPLKRELD, via the coding sequence ATGACGCAGCACTCAGAGCCTGTTGGTGTCGACCGTCCGGGCGCGAAGACCGCCGTGATCGGCGCCGGCGCGTGGGGTACCGCACTGGCGCTCCTGCTCGCGGGCAAAGGCCTGCCTGTCTCACTCTGGACCTGGCAAGAGCCTCACGCCGAGCGCATGCGCCAGGAGCAGGAGAACCAGGAGTTCTTGCCTGGGTTTCCCCTGCCGCCAAGCATGCAGATCACGAGCGACCTGGGCGTGGCGCTGGCCGAGGCTGAAGTGGTCCTGCTGGTCGTGCCTTCCGACGTCTTTCGAGAGACCTTGGAGCGGGCGCGGGAGCTGATTCCCCCGAGCGCGAGCCTGGTCACCGCGACCAAAGGCATCGAGCAGGGCAGCTTGATGCTGATGAACGAGGTCATCGTCGATGTCCTCGGGTCGCAGGCGAGTGCGCGGGTGGGCGTGTTGAGCGGCCCAAGCTTTGCGAAGGAAGTCGCCTCGGGCGTGCCCACGAACATCGTCATCGCGGCGCACGATCCGGAGCTCGCCGAGCGCCTGCAGCAGCACTTCGCTACCGGGCGTTTCCGCGTGTATTCCAGTGACGACCCTGTGGGAGTAGAGGTCGGCGGCGCACTGAAGAACGTGATCGCGATCGCTGCGGGTGCCTGCGACGGTTTGGGGTTCGGTAACAACACCCGCGCGGCGTTGATCACTCGAGGGCTTGCGGAGCTGAGCCGTCTCGCGGTGGCCAAACAGGGCAATCCGCTCACCCTGGCGGGCCTCGCGGGCATGGGCGATCTCGTGCTGACCTGCACGGGCGAACTCAGCCGTAACCGCACTGTCGGCTTCGAGCTCGGTCGCGGCCGCGAGTTGAGCGACGTGCTGGGCGGCCTGGGTCACGTTGCGGAGGGCGTCAAAACCGCTCGCAGCACCTACGATCTCGCCCAACGCCTGGGGGTTGAGCTGCCCATCTGCTTCGAGGTCTACCGAGTGCTCTACGAGGGCAAGTCCCCGCATCGAGCCGTGGAAGACGTCCTCACGCGACCTCTCAAGCGTGAGCTCGACTGA
- a CDS encoding outer membrane protein transport protein gives MQGPQETLAIRVASRLSGRSPAGAQALGGGATEEERRSLPRGSRRRGIRRLTTLGVALGASLVASSAFATSALEVPDNGTQQMARGGAWVARASNSLATYYNPAALSGLQSGALLGTNLVFNKECFTRLDTDGQPARPNVPGVTYQEVCNENSGTPNPIPHLAGNLRLSDSLGIGLAFLPPSSLGKITFPEVSDAKAGNTTVQFASPQRYMILEVDGVLLNPTLSVGYAVSDQIRLGLGFVAGFGNLKLSNAAMAQPSANDTRDNVSGDVKAEVDVTDLFIPGFVFGALYSATDQIDIGFALHWQDAFKGKGDITATSGYWGANGRLSPDGGTASKSQDAGEDLVSLEIPNPLQVRLGVAFRQPRDGAPGYLAEAAERDPLSQDVFDIELDLEYTKNSDFDAIKVRVPKDTVLIYSGTASVGAVPENSDIALNMKDTFGVRLGGDFVAVPDMLAVRAGMWFQTAAADSEYLHPSPVGGARFGLSGGGQFRIAPVDIELGYMLVSLQEMDNKGKGSITAISGNQGLGSRSPYAVNGGKISGTAHIISAGVGAKF, from the coding sequence ATGCAGGGACCACAGGAGACACTCGCCATTCGCGTCGCCAGCCGGCTGTCCGGTCGCTCTCCCGCTGGAGCTCAGGCTCTCGGCGGTGGGGCCACTGAAGAGGAGCGGCGGTCGCTTCCTCGGGGAAGTAGACGTCGTGGCATACGTCGGCTGACCACGCTGGGAGTCGCCCTCGGCGCTAGTCTGGTTGCGAGCTCTGCCTTCGCGACCAGCGCGCTGGAAGTGCCCGACAATGGCACACAACAGATGGCGCGCGGCGGCGCCTGGGTGGCGCGGGCAAGCAACTCCCTGGCGACCTACTACAATCCGGCGGCCCTCAGCGGCCTGCAAAGCGGCGCGCTCTTGGGCACCAACCTGGTGTTCAACAAGGAGTGCTTCACGCGGCTCGACACCGATGGCCAGCCGGCTCGGCCGAACGTGCCAGGCGTGACCTACCAAGAGGTCTGCAACGAGAACTCGGGTACGCCAAACCCCATCCCGCACCTCGCTGGCAACCTGCGACTTAGCGATTCCCTGGGGATCGGTCTGGCGTTCCTGCCTCCGTCGTCCCTCGGCAAGATCACCTTCCCCGAGGTTTCGGATGCCAAGGCGGGCAACACGACGGTGCAGTTCGCATCGCCTCAACGCTACATGATCCTCGAGGTCGACGGCGTGCTGCTCAACCCGACGCTGAGCGTGGGTTACGCCGTCAGCGATCAAATCCGTCTCGGCCTCGGCTTTGTCGCCGGCTTTGGCAACCTGAAGCTCTCCAATGCCGCCATGGCTCAGCCGAGCGCGAATGATACGCGCGACAACGTCTCCGGCGATGTGAAGGCGGAGGTCGACGTCACGGACCTGTTCATCCCGGGGTTCGTGTTTGGTGCGCTGTACTCAGCGACCGATCAGATCGACATCGGTTTCGCTTTGCACTGGCAGGATGCCTTCAAGGGCAAGGGCGACATCACGGCGACCTCGGGCTACTGGGGAGCCAACGGCCGCCTCTCGCCGGATGGTGGCACCGCGTCCAAGAGTCAGGACGCAGGAGAGGATCTGGTTTCTCTGGAGATCCCGAATCCGCTGCAGGTGCGCCTTGGCGTCGCGTTTCGCCAACCTCGAGACGGGGCGCCTGGTTACCTCGCGGAAGCGGCAGAGCGCGATCCTTTGAGCCAAGACGTCTTCGATATCGAGCTCGATCTCGAGTACACGAAGAACAGCGACTTCGACGCGATCAAGGTGCGGGTCCCCAAGGATACGGTCCTGATCTACAGCGGCACCGCCTCGGTTGGCGCCGTACCGGAGAACTCAGACATCGCGCTGAACATGAAGGACACCTTCGGCGTGCGCCTTGGCGGCGACTTCGTTGCGGTTCCCGATATGCTCGCTGTCCGCGCCGGCATGTGGTTTCAGACCGCCGCGGCGGACAGCGAGTACTTGCATCCTTCGCCCGTCGGCGGCGCGCGCTTCGGCTTGTCTGGGGGCGGTCAGTTCCGTATCGCCCCCGTAGACATCGAGCTCGGCTACATGCTGGTGAGCCTGCAGGAGATGGACAACAAGGGTAAGGGATCCATCACCGCCATCAGCGGCAACCAGGGCCTTGGCAGTCGCTCGCCCTACGCAGTCAACGGCGGCAAGATCAGCGGCACCGCCCACATCATCTCGGCCGGCGTCGGCGCCAAGTTCTGA
- a CDS encoding DUF2085 domain-containing protein, which produces MAEPDLSEPTPTVRRYKALYWSVRVALLVIGFSPLWVWAISDIPALSWLGAPFDAWFSYQCHREPERSFEILGRFLPVCNRCLGIYLGLGLGALFMRPRLSVWPLRLWVGFAAAAMILDVWTEALGMRPPSSAMRLVTGILLAYPVAVAVAWTAKEAGQSEDTPPD; this is translated from the coding sequence GTGGCCGAGCCCGACCTCAGCGAACCCACGCCGACTGTGCGCCGGTACAAGGCGCTCTACTGGAGCGTGCGCGTCGCGCTTCTGGTGATCGGCTTTTCGCCGCTCTGGGTGTGGGCGATCAGCGACATCCCAGCGCTCTCCTGGCTCGGCGCACCCTTCGACGCCTGGTTCAGCTACCAGTGCCATCGCGAGCCCGAACGCTCCTTCGAGATCCTCGGGCGTTTCCTCCCGGTATGTAATCGCTGCCTAGGGATCTACTTGGGTTTGGGGTTAGGCGCGTTGTTCATGCGCCCGCGCCTCAGCGTGTGGCCGCTCCGTCTATGGGTCGGCTTTGCGGCGGCCGCGATGATCCTCGACGTGTGGACCGAAGCCTTGGGCATGCGACCGCCGAGTAGCGCCATGCGGCTCGTGACCGGCATCTTGCTCGCCTACCCCGTCGCCGTGGCGGTGGCGTGGACCGCGAAAGAAGCGGGACAGAGCGAAGACACACCCCCAGACTGA
- the kbl gene encoding glycine C-acetyltransferase has product MYDQARGIFQTELDGIEAAGLTKRERIITSRQGGAITAGDQQVLNFCANNYLGLSSHPEVMAAAKQSLETHGFGLSSVRFICGTQDLHKRLEAKLSGFFDTEDTILYSSCFDANGGLFETLLGADDAIISDALNHASIIDGIRLCKAERHRYANGDMQELERCLQETQGKRLRMIATDGVFSMDGYLAKLDQICDLAERYSALVMVDDSHATGFVGPNGRGTPDHFGVMKRIDVMTSTLGKALGGASGGFTTGRKEIVALLRQRSRPYLFSNTLAPAIAGASIAVIDLLERSSELRLTLKANAQRFREGMTKAGFELKPGEHAIVPVMVHDAKLASDMADKLLTRGIYVIGFSYPVVPKGEARIRVQLSAVHTPEQIDQAVEAFTAVGREVGVIR; this is encoded by the coding sequence ATGTACGACCAAGCCCGAGGCATCTTTCAGACTGAGCTCGATGGTATCGAAGCCGCAGGCCTCACCAAGCGCGAGCGCATCATTACCTCACGGCAAGGGGGCGCGATCACCGCAGGAGACCAGCAGGTCCTGAACTTCTGCGCGAACAACTACCTTGGGCTGTCATCTCACCCAGAGGTGATGGCCGCGGCCAAGCAGAGCCTCGAGACCCACGGCTTTGGCCTCTCCAGCGTGCGCTTCATCTGTGGCACCCAAGATCTGCACAAGCGCCTGGAAGCGAAGCTGAGCGGCTTCTTCGACACCGAAGACACAATCCTCTACTCGTCTTGCTTCGACGCGAATGGTGGACTGTTCGAGACGCTTCTCGGAGCTGACGATGCGATCATCAGCGACGCCCTGAACCACGCTTCAATCATCGACGGCATCCGCCTCTGCAAGGCCGAGCGCCATCGCTACGCCAACGGGGACATGCAAGAGCTCGAGCGCTGCCTTCAGGAGACCCAAGGCAAGCGCCTCCGCATGATCGCCACCGACGGCGTGTTCAGCATGGACGGCTACCTCGCAAAGCTCGACCAGATCTGCGATCTCGCAGAGCGCTACTCCGCCCTCGTGATGGTCGACGACTCTCACGCAACCGGGTTCGTGGGACCAAACGGGCGGGGTACGCCCGACCACTTCGGCGTGATGAAGCGCATCGACGTGATGACCAGCACCCTCGGCAAGGCCCTGGGCGGCGCCAGCGGAGGCTTCACCACCGGGCGCAAGGAGATCGTCGCGCTCCTGCGTCAGCGCTCGCGTCCCTACCTGTTCTCGAACACGCTAGCGCCAGCGATTGCGGGCGCGAGCATCGCGGTCATCGATCTCTTGGAGCGCTCCAGTGAGCTCCGGCTGACGCTGAAGGCCAACGCGCAACGTTTCCGTGAAGGAATGACGAAGGCAGGTTTCGAGCTGAAACCTGGCGAGCACGCGATCGTTCCGGTGATGGTTCACGACGCCAAACTCGCCTCAGATATGGCGGACAAGCTGCTCACCCGTGGCATCTATGTCATCGGGTTCTCCTACCCAGTGGTTCCAAAGGGCGAGGCGCGCATTCGGGTGCAGCTCTCAGCGGTGCACACACCCGAACAGATCGACCAGGCGGTCGAAGCATTCACCGCCGTGGGCCGGGAAGTTGGCGTCATCCGTTAA
- a CDS encoding zinc-binding dehydrogenase, with product MAESMRALVYDRAKDPWDSSKGLRVEEVPRVTLDERSDYHDRNRVLIKPRYVGFCGSDRGIWFRKAFKDMICNSLDNEAKAMRHAKDQRVIGHELFGEVVAVGSEARRSFGLEVGDLVSAESHIYCGVCHQCRSGDHYVCADDLIIGISYDGAFAEYVKLPAKVIWRNNMERLRPEVAAIQEPFGNAVHACTKVNLRGKRVAIVGCGTIGLFAVAIARAMGATYIVGVEPVKHHAEMARKLGADVVLEPGAGAEDYAHDPNLCAEIRRLTDGVGVDVALEMSGMNSSVNNAIHLVRRGGDVILFGLKSGDAIIESFDRVIVDGINMHSVIGRRIWETWHITRHLLESRDPNIHDLVWEVILNGGQGPIVPFDEFTPERFEEAISTYPKVVLKF from the coding sequence ATGGCCGAGAGCATGCGTGCGCTGGTTTACGATCGAGCGAAGGATCCGTGGGACTCATCGAAAGGCCTGCGGGTCGAGGAAGTGCCGCGGGTGACCCTCGACGAGCGCAGCGACTACCACGACCGCAACCGAGTGCTGATCAAGCCGCGCTACGTGGGCTTCTGTGGCTCGGATCGTGGGATTTGGTTCCGCAAGGCATTCAAGGACATGATCTGCAACTCCCTCGACAACGAGGCCAAGGCCATGCGCCACGCGAAGGATCAACGCGTGATTGGCCACGAGCTGTTCGGCGAAGTCGTCGCCGTCGGCAGCGAAGCTCGCCGCAGCTTCGGCCTCGAGGTGGGTGACCTGGTGAGCGCGGAGAGCCACATCTACTGTGGAGTCTGCCACCAGTGCCGGAGCGGCGACCACTACGTGTGCGCAGACGATCTGATCATTGGTATCAGCTACGACGGCGCGTTCGCCGAATACGTGAAGCTGCCCGCAAAGGTCATCTGGCGAAACAATATGGAACGCCTGCGTCCTGAGGTCGCCGCAATCCAGGAGCCCTTCGGGAACGCCGTACACGCCTGCACAAAGGTAAATCTACGCGGAAAACGCGTAGCAATCGTCGGCTGCGGTACGATCGGCTTGTTTGCTGTCGCGATCGCGCGAGCGATGGGTGCAACCTACATCGTCGGCGTGGAGCCGGTGAAGCACCACGCGGAAATGGCCCGCAAGCTTGGCGCCGATGTCGTGCTCGAGCCCGGCGCAGGAGCCGAAGACTACGCCCATGACCCGAACCTATGCGCCGAGATCAGGCGCCTGACGGACGGCGTCGGAGTCGATGTAGCACTCGAAATGAGCGGCATGAACTCGTCGGTCAACAACGCCATCCACCTGGTCCGACGCGGGGGCGACGTCATCCTGTTCGGGTTGAAGAGCGGCGACGCCATCATCGAGAGCTTCGACCGTGTCATCGTGGACGGGATCAACATGCACAGCGTGATCGGGCGGCGGATCTGGGAGACGTGGCACATCACGCGCCACCTGCTGGAGTCCCGCGACCCGAACATCCATGACCTCGTCTGGGAGGTGATCCTCAACGGCGGGCAGGGACCAATCGTGCCCTTCGACGAGTTCACCCCGGAGCGCTTCGAGGAAGCCATCAGCACTTACCCGAAGGTAGTGCTCAAGTTCTAG
- the trxB gene encoding thioredoxin-disulfide reductase: MSEAATHNVIIIGSGPAGLTAAIYAARANLKPLCIEGFNAGGLMPGGQLMFTTDVENYPGYPQGVSGQKMMADFREQAERQGTEFITNDVTEVDLSARPFKVYVGEERELHLAKALIISTGARANYLGLESEDKLKNKGVSACAVCDGALFREQDVIVVGGGDTAMEEAHYLAGLCKSVTLIHRRDDFRASKAMQDRVVNHPKIKILYSHVVTEVLGVAEDAVSGVRVKNLKSDELSDVPAKAMFVAIGHTPLTDLFKGKLDVHDNGYLKVTPGSTRTSMEGVFAAGDVADWTYRQAVTAAGTGCMAALDAERWLSAQDSH; the protein is encoded by the coding sequence ATGAGCGAAGCAGCCACTCACAACGTCATCATCATCGGCTCCGGCCCCGCGGGACTCACCGCGGCCATCTACGCCGCGCGCGCCAACCTGAAGCCGCTGTGTATCGAGGGCTTCAACGCCGGTGGCCTGATGCCGGGTGGCCAGCTGATGTTCACGACCGATGTGGAGAACTACCCGGGGTATCCCCAGGGAGTGAGCGGCCAGAAGATGATGGCGGACTTCCGCGAGCAAGCGGAGCGCCAGGGCACCGAGTTCATCACCAACGACGTCACGGAGGTCGACCTTTCCGCGCGGCCATTCAAGGTCTACGTCGGTGAGGAGCGTGAGCTCCACCTCGCGAAGGCGTTGATCATCTCCACCGGCGCGCGCGCGAACTACCTCGGCCTCGAGAGCGAGGACAAGCTCAAGAACAAAGGCGTCAGCGCCTGTGCGGTGTGCGATGGCGCGCTCTTCCGTGAGCAAGACGTGATCGTCGTGGGCGGTGGTGACACCGCGATGGAAGAGGCGCACTACCTCGCCGGCCTCTGCAAGAGCGTGACGCTCATCCACCGTCGCGATGACTTCCGCGCTTCCAAGGCCATGCAGGATCGCGTGGTGAACCACCCCAAGATCAAGATCCTCTACAGCCACGTCGTGACCGAGGTGCTCGGCGTTGCTGAGGACGCGGTGAGCGGCGTGCGAGTGAAGAACCTGAAGTCGGATGAGCTCAGCGACGTCCCTGCCAAGGCGATGTTCGTCGCCATTGGTCACACCCCGCTCACGGATCTTTTCAAGGGCAAGCTCGATGTCCACGACAACGGCTACCTCAAGGTCACCCCCGGCTCGACCCGCACCAGCATGGAAGGCGTCTTCGCCGCCGGCGACGTCGCTGACTGGACCTACCGTCAGGCCGTCACCGCCGCCGGCACCGGCTGCATGGCAGCCCTGGACGCCGAGCGTTGGCTCAGCGCCCAAGACAGCCACTGA
- a CDS encoding sigma 54-interacting transcriptional regulator translates to MAIIRYFAPQGQPILVPITKPVTTIGRALGNDVHVPDRSVADHHAQVVFNGRDFQLEELDRQADILINGKKKRRARLVDGDRLTLGEAHLGFSMFSELPRPSREETTESGGAPSGINEVSGLRKLHAFSERLMTTASVDDLLETLLDAVVEFTGAKRGVVLLVDPEESQSTPRVRASRHVRREAIEDPSGQISDSIVRRVIDSKRPVIVSDALSDTTFGSSESVMALQLSSVMCAPLLSQGNVIGALYVANDEVKHLFERNQLDVLTVFAGQASLILQNAMLLTALRADKRKLEAELSDKRFGQIIGACPSMMEVFRKLQKVAATDIGVLITGETGTGKELIAREIHRRSNRERGPFITVNCGAIPENLIESEMFGHVKGAFTGAIASRPGKFQQADGGTLFLDEVGELPLSLQVKLLRAIQERVVMRVGDSKPEKCDIRIVAATNRNLDEMIKTGEFREDLYYRLNVVNLWLPPLRDRGDDVFIIAKALLSKYADEMASSVRGYSPQALAAIKKYNWPGNIRQLENRIKKALVLCDQSLLSPEDMDLGPEAQEPIVPLEKAKEDFQRRYVLEVLERNNGNRTQTARDLGVDPRTIFRYLEKEQNPMPSGATGGAERDS, encoded by the coding sequence ATGGCGATCATCCGTTACTTCGCGCCCCAGGGTCAGCCGATCCTGGTGCCCATCACCAAGCCGGTGACCACCATCGGTCGAGCCCTGGGCAACGACGTTCACGTCCCCGATCGCAGCGTTGCAGACCACCACGCGCAGGTGGTGTTCAACGGCCGAGACTTTCAGCTCGAAGAGCTGGATCGCCAAGCCGACATTCTGATCAACGGGAAGAAGAAGCGGCGCGCTCGGCTCGTCGATGGGGACCGTCTAACCCTGGGTGAGGCGCACCTCGGCTTCAGCATGTTCAGCGAGCTGCCGCGCCCGAGCCGCGAGGAAACAACCGAAAGCGGCGGCGCGCCGTCGGGCATCAACGAGGTCAGCGGCTTGCGCAAGTTGCACGCTTTCAGCGAGCGACTGATGACGACGGCTTCGGTCGACGACTTGCTCGAGACGCTGCTAGACGCCGTGGTGGAGTTCACCGGGGCCAAGCGTGGTGTCGTGCTGCTGGTGGACCCGGAAGAGTCCCAGAGCACGCCCCGGGTCCGCGCTTCACGTCATGTGCGCCGCGAGGCCATCGAGGATCCCTCGGGCCAGATCAGCGACAGCATCGTGCGGCGAGTGATCGACTCGAAGCGTCCGGTGATCGTGAGCGATGCGCTGAGCGACACCACCTTCGGATCGAGCGAAAGCGTGATGGCCCTGCAGCTCTCCAGCGTGATGTGTGCCCCGCTGCTCAGCCAAGGCAACGTCATCGGTGCGCTCTACGTGGCGAATGACGAAGTGAAGCACCTGTTCGAGCGCAATCAGCTGGATGTGCTCACGGTGTTTGCGGGGCAGGCGTCGCTCATCTTGCAGAACGCGATGCTGCTGACGGCGCTCCGCGCCGACAAGCGCAAGCTCGAGGCGGAGCTCAGTGACAAGCGCTTCGGGCAGATCATTGGTGCGTGCCCCTCGATGATGGAAGTCTTCCGCAAGCTGCAGAAAGTGGCCGCGACGGACATCGGTGTGTTGATCACCGGGGAAACGGGCACCGGCAAGGAGCTGATCGCCCGGGAGATCCATCGCCGCAGCAATCGTGAGCGCGGGCCATTCATCACCGTGAATTGCGGCGCCATCCCGGAGAACCTGATCGAGAGCGAGATGTTCGGCCACGTGAAGGGCGCATTCACGGGTGCCATCGCGAGTCGTCCCGGCAAGTTTCAGCAGGCCGACGGTGGCACATTGTTCCTGGACGAGGTGGGGGAGCTGCCCTTGTCCCTCCAGGTGAAGCTCCTGCGCGCCATCCAAGAGCGCGTCGTGATGCGCGTCGGAGACAGCAAGCCCGAGAAGTGCGACATCCGCATCGTCGCCGCAACGAACCGCAACTTGGACGAGATGATCAAGACCGGGGAGTTCCGCGAGGATCTGTACTACCGGCTCAACGTCGTCAACCTGTGGCTCCCGCCGCTCAGAGACCGCGGAGACGACGTCTTCATCATCGCCAAGGCGCTGCTCAGCAAGTACGCTGACGAGATGGCGAGCAGCGTGCGCGGCTACTCCCCTCAGGCGCTGGCGGCGATCAAAAAGTACAACTGGCCGGGCAACATCCGGCAGCTGGAAAACCGCATCAAGAAGGCGCTCGTGTTGTGCGACCAGAGCCTGCTCTCCCCCGAGGACATGGACCTCGGCCCCGAGGCGCAGGAGCCCATCGTCCCCCTCGAGAAGGCCAAAGAAGACTTCCAGCGTCGCTATGTGCTCGAAGTGCTCGAGCGCAACAACGGCAACCGCACTCAGACGGCCCGTGACCTGGGCGTCGATCCGCGAACCATCTTCCGCTACCTCGAGAAAGAGCAGAATCCCATGCCAAGCGGAGCGACTGGCGGCGCTGAGCGCGACTCCTGA
- a CDS encoding helix-turn-helix transcriptional regulator, whose translation MTTTKQRLLVALAELAHERPLDRIAIIDVAERAGVSRPTVVRHLGDKQRLRRILEETRGAHAPESLRERLVHLALAQWGTSGEGAPSVAELAAAAGVAKSSISWHFSHKRDLLVAIAEYLTGLYDTSGLWGGEGQAPARGGSRSEGTRGGGAAIELRLGVDLLLRRRLEFCRAVPRTTMALAWLRRAGPEDAQTLLDESERDFRRGVAEWLSVLARRRELEPGNDIEAWIAVLETLLRDLEQRPGQLSWADRIGALLVTSIARRE comes from the coding sequence GTGACCACGACCAAGCAGCGCCTGCTCGTCGCACTGGCCGAGTTGGCCCACGAACGTCCTCTAGACCGCATCGCGATCATCGATGTGGCAGAACGAGCGGGTGTCAGCCGACCCACCGTGGTGCGCCATCTGGGCGACAAGCAGCGCCTGCGACGTATCCTTGAGGAAACTCGAGGCGCCCATGCCCCAGAGTCCCTGCGCGAACGCTTGGTGCACCTCGCGCTAGCCCAGTGGGGCACGAGCGGTGAAGGGGCACCGTCGGTTGCGGAGCTCGCCGCTGCGGCGGGCGTAGCCAAAAGCAGCATCAGCTGGCATTTCTCCCACAAGCGCGACCTCTTGGTCGCCATCGCGGAGTACCTCACCGGCCTCTACGACACTTCCGGTTTGTGGGGGGGAGAGGGGCAAGCGCCGGCGCGCGGCGGATCGCGAAGTGAGGGTACCCGTGGGGGAGGCGCAGCAATCGAGCTTCGACTCGGTGTGGATCTCTTGCTCAGGCGTCGCTTGGAGTTTTGCCGTGCGGTTCCCCGCACGACCATGGCGCTCGCCTGGTTGCGGCGCGCGGGCCCAGAGGACGCCCAGACGCTGCTAGACGAGAGCGAGCGCGACTTTCGGCGAGGCGTTGCGGAGTGGCTGTCCGTGCTCGCCCGGCGGAGAGAGCTGGAACCAGGCAACGACATCGAGGCTTGGATCGCGGTACTCGAGACGTTGTTGCGTGATCTCGAGCAACGCCCAGGCCAGCTGTCTTGGGCAGACCGCATCGGCGCGCTGCTCGTCACGAGCATCGCCCGCCGCGAGTAG
- the lepB gene encoding signal peptidase I: MADSTTSVRPQPALRYVFLLVWFFLIPLAVAWLAVTVLAASDDTDTLSLLGRMAWLIKEQPVPAGIAFFTIVEMVLYHYRHQLPLSKHLGVGGRADVPPKLRRDYEHAAQLLDEAARILDRRAEQVKRLVKTSAREELDFALETLRVELERIPFDETGFEKAYESASVLVDRHLSPWRKSEVREYAESIGVAILVALLLREFVVEAFKIPSGSMLPTLQLQDHIFVNKFAYGPKLRFTDTRLFASLPPKRGDVMVFIYPDPNPDNVRQDYIKRVIALPGDTLAVQDGHPILNGWKVPYCKVGHYEYMEGDDPRQGDLFVEFLGDMSYLTLFQDGERDQYEGPYKVKPGEVWVLGDNRNNSQDSRAWNGGRGGGVPFDNIKGRAMFVWLSSGELTLDRVGLNVMGKPTLPKHDKAELHAAVDRCLKQRPPVSETTPPAPKD, encoded by the coding sequence TTGGCCGACTCCACTACTTCCGTGCGCCCGCAACCTGCTCTGCGGTACGTGTTCCTGCTGGTCTGGTTCTTCCTGATACCGCTTGCGGTCGCCTGGCTTGCGGTGACTGTGCTGGCCGCGTCCGACGACACAGACACACTGAGCCTGCTCGGGCGCATGGCGTGGTTGATCAAGGAGCAGCCAGTACCGGCGGGGATCGCGTTCTTCACGATCGTGGAGATGGTGCTGTATCACTATCGGCATCAACTCCCGTTGTCGAAGCACCTCGGTGTTGGTGGACGCGCAGACGTGCCCCCAAAGCTACGCCGCGACTACGAGCACGCGGCTCAGCTCCTGGACGAAGCCGCACGGATACTCGATCGCCGCGCGGAACAAGTGAAGCGGCTGGTGAAGACCAGCGCCCGAGAGGAGCTCGACTTCGCCCTGGAGACGCTGCGCGTGGAGCTCGAGCGCATCCCCTTCGATGAAACCGGTTTCGAGAAAGCGTACGAGAGCGCGAGCGTGCTGGTGGATCGGCACTTGTCTCCGTGGCGCAAGAGCGAGGTGCGCGAGTACGCGGAGTCGATTGGCGTCGCGATCCTCGTGGCGTTGTTGCTCAGAGAGTTCGTCGTCGAGGCCTTCAAGATCCCGAGCGGGTCGATGCTGCCCACGCTGCAGCTTCAGGATCACATCTTCGTCAACAAGTTCGCTTACGGCCCGAAGCTGCGTTTCACGGACACGCGCTTGTTCGCGAGTCTGCCGCCGAAGCGCGGCGATGTGATGGTGTTCATCTACCCCGATCCGAACCCCGACAACGTACGCCAGGACTACATCAAGCGCGTCATCGCGCTGCCTGGAGACACGCTGGCAGTCCAAGACGGACACCCGATCCTCAATGGTTGGAAGGTGCCCTACTGCAAGGTGGGCCACTACGAATACATGGAGGGCGACGATCCGCGTCAGGGTGACCTCTTCGTCGAGTTCCTCGGGGATATGAGCTACCTCACGCTGTTTCAGGACGGCGAGCGCGATCAGTACGAGGGTCCCTACAAGGTCAAGCCCGGCGAGGTTTGGGTGCTCGGCGACAACCGCAACAACTCTCAGGACTCTCGCGCGTGGAATGGCGGTCGAGGTGGCGGTGTGCCCTTCGACAACATCAAGGGTCGCGCGATGTTCGTGTGGCTCTCGAGCGGCGAGCTGACGTTGGACCGGGTAGGACTGAACGTGATGGGTAAGCCCACGCTCCCGAAGCACGACAAGGCCGAGCTGCACGCGGCGGTCGATCGCTGCCTCAAGCAACGCCCGCCCGTGTCTGAAACCACACCGCCTGCCCCCAAAGACTGA